The nucleotide sequence GGCCTGATATGAGATTTACAGCTTGTGTGTAATTTGATTTACAACCGTCAATCCGCATTGTTAGAATCGACAGCAAAATATTCGGCTATAAAACCGAAACTTTACCGAATAGAGATTAGTTTTAAGGATTCGTTAAGTAAACAGAAAGCCTTTTTCCGATTGAAAGAAAAAACAACGACACGCCAACAATGTGTATATGTCATTGGTCAATAGGCTTTTAATCGGAGTGTTGTAATTTTAATAAACATATCATTAACTTGAAAATTATGCACTTCGGAATGTCCAACGCCACATACACTCAACGTTATGGGCAACCTTAAAAAAGATTAGAATAATTTGCAAAATTAGAAAAAATGAAACACACATTAATGACTCTCGCATTTATTATGCTATATGGAGTTGCGTTTTGTCAGGATTCCGAAATTGAATCTAAGCTTAAGGGGCTATCATTTCAGGCTATCCAAAATGGAAGATTGATTGATTATAATATTTTAAGCAAATCTAAAAACAAAATTGTGATAATTGAGTTCTGGGAGACATGGTGCGGAGCTTGTATCGAAGGTATGCCTCATCTAAAAAAACTACAAGATAAATACCCCAATGATTTAATTGTTATTTGTGTTTCAAGTGACGGTTTAAATAAATCAGTAGATTATATAAACAGGACTTCGTATCCATTTGATTTCATTTTTGATGAATCCAAGAAATTGTCAAAAACTTTTCCTCATAGCGGAATTCCCTTTTCTATAGTAATAGATAAAAATGGTAAAATACAAGCAGAAACTCGGCCTTCTTATATTGATGAGAATCAAATAAATAAAATGCTATTCGGCAATGCAATGGACGTACCTGTTGTAAAGAATTTCAATCCAAATGATTTAGATAACAAGAAAAATATATCGTTAGTTTTATTTGAACTTCTAAACCATGAACTTGGAGAAAGAGCTTATTCAAAATTAACTCAATCAACAAACAATAAAAGAATTATAACGGGTTATCAAGCAAACGCATTCATTGATACAACAGAAACGATTACAGAATACATTACATCAAGAAAAAGCATACTTCAACTCTATCAATTTGCGTATGGGGATATTTCTGAAAATAGATTTATTTATTCAGACGAATTAAATCACATTAAATCAAACACACCAAATAATTTATATACACTAAACTTCAAAGTCTCAGACTTGTTCGGTGATTTCAATACTGTATTGATTAGCCAGCTTAATGGGGCTTTGGGATTAGAAACTGAAAGAATACGGAAAGACACTACTGTTCTAATTTTGAAAAAGATTGATATCAATGGAAATTCAATAAAACTATCAAATCCACAAGTTGGAAAATCAATCAATTCACTAATATCATTCCAGTTTTTTAATGTAAGTGGAACTCGGATTGATTTAAACGAATTAGTAAAGTTATTAGCTGATAAAACAAAAAAACTGGTAGAGCATGATATAAAAGTTGATTTAAGTTATGAATTAGACATTTCAATGGACAAACCAACTGAGGATATTGACACGTGGATAGAGTATTTTAAAAAGGAAGGAATACATCTTTCATTGGAAAAAAGTACGATTGAATTTGTCAGAATAAAAAAGGCAGCCCATAACATCGTGTATAGTGCATTTGGCGGATAGTGCTAATTTCAAAGGTGTTACATCTAATAAGCTTTGTAACGGTTTGACAGGTTCGTGCTTCGAATCGCCAAACGACACCATACACGTAACCGTTGTGGGGTATTATGACCTACAATTAGAAACAGTAAAAAACTTAATAATCAACTATGAGATGGATTATAGCAACATTCTTTATTATGACTATTGTTTCTTGTTCGCAGACTAACAGAAAGAAAGAATCTGTAACTAGTGAAAATAAAGAAATAACGCGAAAGAATACAACAGTAAAGGATGTGACAGAAAACAAAGTTACCAATGCGGAATTTCAAGAATTTTTAAATCAATTAGACTTCTTGGAATTGCCTTACGAAACAAATTGTTTTAACGATTACAAACAAGACCGGGAAATAAGTCCAGAATTAACTATGAAGTTCAATGACAACAAACTAGAATATCCTTATAAGAAAATAGCTACAACAGGAAAATTTAAGATTGTAATGTATTTAGCGCCAGCAGACGTTTTGCTTCCAATTGTTAAGACTTACGACATGAGCGGAAAAATAATTGATTCGGAACAATTGTTTTGGGGATATTGCGGTGGAGAACCTGGCTATTATCATTCTGAGCATTTACAAATAAATACAAGTAAATTAATTACGCATATTGACTCGACTTGGACTCATGAGGTTGATACAGATTATAATGAAATAAAAGGAACAGAAAAATTTGAGTTAAAGGTCATTGATTTTGCAATTAATAGTGACGGAACTATAGAAAAGAAAGAAAAATAACACCCCACAACACGTGCTCATAAATAATTGCCGTTTAGCAGGTTATTCAAGGTTTGTAGCCCGCATTAAGTTCGGTGTAGCTGGACAGGAAAACAGGCCGCAATCGGCAACTATTCATAGCACCAACGTTAGTGCCAATACCTTAGCATGCTGTAAATCAAATACTATGAAATCCAAGATAATTTTATACATATTAATGCTGGGAATGGCTATTGGATTATACAGCAGAGCGCATTTTATCCCATATAGCAATGCACTATTACTATTTAGTTTTGCAGGTATTATTATGTGGAATTTAATAGAATTGGTTACAGAAATCAATAAATGGAGAACGTTAAACTTGCCTGTACTATTAAAAATATTTCAGGTCGTTGCTTCCATTCAACTCTCTTTAATCTATTTAATCTATTCTTTTGACACTATTGTAGGTTGGAGCATATTGTTATTATATCTAATTATTCTAGCAGTCTTTTATCTGAAAAAAAGTAGTCAATCACCAGAAAGAGTTGCAATTTCAATATTTCACATGGCTTTAATTCTAATGTTTATAGGTTTTAAAATAAGCCCCCAAGTAAGACAAGTCATTCCTTCGAATTGGTTTACGACATTAAGATTGAAAGGGAGTCATTCTGGAGACTTCGTAATAGAGTTTAAAAATAACGATGCCCTCAAATATAGGGACATGGGGCGAGACCTTCTTAATCATTCTTATTACTCTGATGCAATCAAACTGTTTAAAACGGCTATGGCATTGGAACCTAATAATGCACTTCTGTACTATGACTTGTCACAATGTTATGCACATTTGGAAAATTTAGATTATGCAATAGCCATGCTTGACACTGCAATATTATGTAATAATCAAATTTCTGAGTTTTACAGCAACCGAGGCTTGTATTATTATAAAAAAGCAAACAGTATTGAAGCAATAAAAAATTATAGAATAGCAATTAACTTAGATTCTTTGAATTGCTATTATCACTATAATTTGGCTCTTGCATTATATGATACTGAAGACTTTGAAAGTGCTTGTAAATCATTGGAAAAGTCTCGAGATTTAGGTTTCAATGTTAAAGATTATTTGACTAGAAAAATTGATAAAATGTGTAAATAAGTACTGGCACTAACAATGTACAAAAATAATAGCCGAGGCAGCTGTAAATGCAGGGGGGTGTAGCCCGCTTCTGCTTTTCTGCAGCTTGAAAGGTTTGAAGTTCGCAATCGGCTACTATTCTTGTACCAACCGTTATAGGGCATTTAAAAAAAACGGCCGTGAGGCAATTGACAATTATATTGTTCGGACTGACTTTGCTTCTTTTCACATCTTGTGAACAAGGACAAATAAAAACACCTGAAAACGCAATGACAAAATTTGAAGAGTTTAAAAACAAAGAAAAATTCCTAATAGACGATAAATTATTTTATCCAGGAATTAGCGACCCGACACTAAAACCAATATTGACAGAGAAAATTAACTTTGTAGCTGACGACTTCAGAAAACTTGCTGATAAAGGAATTGCAACAGAAAAAGAATATCAAGACGTTATAAAGAATGGACTTGACAGTTTTGCCGAAATTTACCTTCAACTTGATACGGAAGACAGAGAAAGAGTGTGCTCATACTTTGAAGAGCTAATGGACATTGTTGGACTTGAAAGTTCGGATGGACATTTGAATAACTTTATGTATGGATTTGACCCTTCAAAATAGCAGCCAGTTGAAAAGGACTTATAAAATAATTGGCTTTTACATAATTGGACTGCTATGTTTAGGACTGTTCATTTATATGGATAATTCTCAAGAGTTGGATGACTTTTTGAAAAAGGCTGACAGAGTAAGAACAGATTGGGGGTTCGGATTTTATTCAATTGTTGGACTGATAAAAATGGCTTCATTAATTTCAGGTGTGGCAATTCCACTGATACTGACAATAATGCTAATAAGACAAAAATTAAAGAAAAACGCCCTATAACAATGTACAAAAATAATAGCCAAAACAGCAGTAAATTCAAGGGTTGTAGTCCGCTTCAACTTTCTTGCAGCTTGAAAAGTTTGCGGTCCGCAGTCGGCTACTATTCTTGTACCAAACGTTGTAAGCCATTTAGCAACGCTAGTATTGTGTTCCTATAGTTTGCAAAAGCTTTAAAAGTATGTAAATAATTTCATTCGACTATTCGGACTTCGAAATATAATAATCTTTGGAAATGAGTGTTGATAATCCATTACTATTTAAAATAAGAATACTGGTATTAATTGTTAGTGAATTATTTATTTTTATTATTCCGATTCATTTTCTTTACAAATATCAATTTTGGATTATAATACCTCTAATTTTCATACAAATCTGGAGTTTAAATATAAATTATGGGAAAGGGAATAACCCATTACTTTTATTACTGAAAGTACCATTGATTATAGCATTATTGATGTTTAACAAAGAATACATTAATAACGAAAAGGCTAGCTTTCTTGTGGTCGGTATGACTGAAAGTACGAATGGGATAATAATTGGAAAGAATATTATTCCAGGGAGAATCTCAAATGTATATCGTTTAGAATTTGAATATCAAGTAAATGGGATAGAATATTTTAATAATCAAATTGTAAGTGATAATGTGTTCTCAAATATAGGAATTCAAAATATCCTTGTTGAATATAATGTTCAAGACCCAAGAATATCAGAGATTAATAAAGAGTATCTGAAATATCTTCCACGTGTAAAAATAAACATAGAGGAAATTAGGAAAAGAAATAAAGAACCAGAGTAGTAAAACTAATAAAGAATAGGAACAACGGCTTACAACAATGTACAAAAATAATAGCCGAAACAGTAGTAAATTCAAGGGTTGTAGCCCATTTTGGCATTTCCGTATATTGAAAAGTCCGCTGCCCGCAGTCGGCTACTATTCTTGTACCAACCGTTACCACCCATGCTGGAAAAGAAAGAAGTTCAAATTCAACTCAAAATTTATTAAATTTGAAATATGAAATCAAGTATAGAAATAGAAAATAAAATCAAAGAACTCAAACCTATTCTTTCACGAAAATATTTTGTTGATAAAATTGGATATTTTGGTTCTTTTTCGCGAAATGAACAGAGAAAAGACTCTGATATAGATATTTTGGTATCGTTCAGAAAACCATTGGGCTGGGAATTCTTTGACCTTCAGGAGCTTCTGGAGAATGAATTAAAGATAAAGGTTGATTTGGTGTCTGATAAAGCCCTTAAAGAGCAATTAAAAGAAGTAATTTTAAATAATGTTAAGTACGTATGAGCCCAATTAAAAGAGAATTTATCCTTTACCTTGAAGATATGTTTCAATCAATGCAAAGGATTGAAGAATATATTGGCGACCTTGACTTCAAAAAATTTAAAATGACCTACATGGTTGTAGATGCTATTATCAGGAATTTTGAAATTATCGGAGAAGCATCAAAAAATATTCCAACTGAAATAAAGAAAAAATATCCTGAAATTCCATGGAGAAAAATGTATGGACTAAGAAATTTAATTGCCCATGAATACTTTGGAGTTGACTACGAAATGATTTGGGAAATTGCAAAAAATAATCTACCGCAGAACCGAACTGACTTATTGAAAATTATCAAAAAAGAAAAAGCACAGGG is from Saccharicrinis carchari and encodes:
- a CDS encoding tetratricopeptide repeat protein, with translation MKSKIILYILMLGMAIGLYSRAHFIPYSNALLLFSFAGIIMWNLIELVTEINKWRTLNLPVLLKIFQVVASIQLSLIYLIYSFDTIVGWSILLLYLIILAVFYLKKSSQSPERVAISIFHMALILMFIGFKISPQVRQVIPSNWFTTLRLKGSHSGDFVIEFKNNDALKYRDMGRDLLNHSYYSDAIKLFKTAMALEPNNALLYYDLSQCYAHLENLDYAIAMLDTAILCNNQISEFYSNRGLYYYKKANSIEAIKNYRIAINLDSLNCYYHYNLALALYDTEDFESACKSLEKSRDLGFNVKDYLTRKIDKMCK
- a CDS encoding TlpA family protein disulfide reductase; this translates as MKHTLMTLAFIMLYGVAFCQDSEIESKLKGLSFQAIQNGRLIDYNILSKSKNKIVIIEFWETWCGACIEGMPHLKKLQDKYPNDLIVICVSSDGLNKSVDYINRTSYPFDFIFDESKKLSKTFPHSGIPFSIVIDKNGKIQAETRPSYIDENQINKMLFGNAMDVPVVKNFNPNDLDNKKNISLVLFELLNHELGERAYSKLTQSTNNKRIITGYQANAFIDTTETITEYITSRKSILQLYQFAYGDISENRFIYSDELNHIKSNTPNNLYTLNFKVSDLFGDFNTVLISQLNGALGLETERIRKDTTVLILKKIDINGNSIKLSNPQVGKSINSLISFQFFNVSGTRIDLNELVKLLADKTKKLVEHDIKVDLSYELDISMDKPTEDIDTWIEYFKKEGIHLSLEKSTIEFVRIKKAAHNIVYSAFGG
- a CDS encoding DUF4844 domain-containing protein, with product MTKFEEFKNKEKFLIDDKLFYPGISDPTLKPILTEKINFVADDFRKLADKGIATEKEYQDVIKNGLDSFAEIYLQLDTEDRERVCSYFEELMDIVGLESSDGHLNNFMYGFDPSK
- a CDS encoding HepT-like ribonuclease domain-containing protein — encoded protein: MSPIKREFILYLEDMFQSMQRIEEYIGDLDFKKFKMTYMVVDAIIRNFEIIGEASKNIPTEIKKKYPEIPWRKMYGLRNLIAHEYFGVDYEMIWEIAKNNLPQNRTDLLKIIKKEKAQGGNNVQK
- a CDS encoding nucleotidyltransferase family protein produces the protein MKSSIEIENKIKELKPILSRKYFVDKIGYFGSFSRNEQRKDSDIDILVSFRKPLGWEFFDLQELLENELKIKVDLVSDKALKEQLKEVILNNVKYV